The nucleotide sequence GCATGCTGTCATTACCTCAGTAAACCGTGATGAACTAAAAGACCGAGGTGCTGAAATATGGTATCAAACGGTAGTAGAAACTAAAAAGCTTTCCCCAGAAACTACCATTGAAACCTTAATCCCTGATGTCAAATCCAACTGGGATGCTTTGTACAGGATGATCGACGGCGGACAGGAAGTAGTTTCTCATAATATGGAGACTGTGGAAAGCCTTTACCGTAGGGTAAGACCTCAGGCAAAATATTACAGATCCCTTGAACAAATAAAACTTACCAAAGAATATGGCAAGAGAACCAAAACAGGTATCATGTTGGGATTAGGAGAAACTAAAGAAGAAGTTTACAAAGCCATGGATGACCTTGCTGAACACGGCTGTGACATCCTCACCTTGGGTCAATATCTTCAGCCAACTAAAATGCACATCGAAGTTGCTGAATTTATTCATCCTGACCTGTTTGATCATTACCGCGAAGAAGGACTTAAAAGAGG is from Echinicola marina and encodes:
- the lipA gene encoding lipoyl synthase translates to MIELPVISEESKKRKKPDWLRVKLPVGKEYASVRKLVDEHKLHTICESGNCPNMGECWGAGTATFMILGNVCTRSCSFCAVATGRPPEYDQDEPRRVAEAIHLMKVKHAVITSVNRDELKDRGAEIWYQTVVETKKLSPETTIETLIPDVKSNWDALYRMIDGGQEVVSHNMETVESLYRRVRPQAKYYRSLEQIKLTKEYGKRTKTGIMLGLGETKEEVYKAMDDLAEHGCDILTLGQYLQPTKMHIEVAEFIHPDLFDHYREEGLKRGLKYVESGPLVRSSYHAERHVNV